The following coding sequences lie in one Oharaeibacter diazotrophicus genomic window:
- the minE gene encoding cell division topological specificity factor MinE produces the protein MSLLSFFGRRTTAPQARERLQILLAHERIATSGQPDLLAKLREEILEVVGRHVAIERDKVIVKMERGAGVSTLEVDVEIPNDVQITKRAVGA, from the coding sequence ATGAGCCTTCTCAGCTTCTTCGGGCGGCGCACCACCGCGCCCCAGGCGCGCGAGCGCCTGCAGATCCTGCTCGCCCACGAGCGCATCGCCACCTCCGGCCAGCCGGACCTGCTCGCCAAGCTGCGCGAGGAGATCCTCGAGGTGGTCGGCCGCCACGTCGCGATCGAGCGCGACAAGGTGATCGTCAAGATGGAGCGCGGCGCCGGCGTCTCGACCCTCGAGGTCGACGTCGAGATCCCGAACGACGTCCAGATCACCAAGCGGGCCGTGGGCGCCTGA
- the minD gene encoding septum site-determining protein MinD, translating into MAKVLVVTSGKGGVGKTTTTAALGAALAQSGQSVVVVDFDVGLRNLDLVMGAERRVVYDFINVVQGDAKLNQALIKDKRVDMLHLLAASQTRDKDALTEEGVARVIDELRQRFDWVICDSPAGIERGATLAMRHADVAVVVTNPEVSSVRDSDRIIGLLDAKTIRAERGERMEKCLLLTRYDAARAERGEMLKVADVLDILSIPLIGIIPESTAVLNASNLGSPVTISNPQSAAAQAYLQAAQRLMGIDIPVTVPAERRSFFQGLFGRRVA; encoded by the coding sequence ATGGCCAAGGTACTGGTAGTCACGTCAGGCAAGGGCGGCGTCGGCAAGACCACGACGACCGCCGCGCTCGGGGCGGCGCTCGCCCAGAGCGGCCAGAGCGTGGTCGTGGTCGACTTCGACGTCGGCCTGCGCAACCTCGACCTCGTCATGGGTGCCGAACGCCGCGTCGTCTACGACTTCATCAACGTGGTCCAGGGCGACGCCAAGCTCAACCAGGCCCTCATCAAGGACAAGCGGGTGGACATGCTCCACCTGCTGGCAGCGTCGCAGACCCGCGACAAGGACGCGCTCACCGAGGAGGGCGTCGCGCGGGTGATCGACGAGCTCCGCCAGCGCTTCGACTGGGTGATCTGCGACAGCCCGGCCGGCATCGAGCGCGGCGCCACGCTGGCGATGCGCCACGCCGACGTCGCCGTCGTCGTCACCAATCCCGAGGTGTCGTCGGTGCGCGACAGCGACCGCATCATCGGCCTGCTCGACGCCAAGACCATCCGTGCCGAACGCGGCGAGCGGATGGAGAAGTGCCTGCTCTTGACCCGCTACGACGCCGCCCGCGCCGAGCGCGGCGAGATGCTGAAGGTCGCCGACGTGCTGGACATCCTGTCGATCCCGCTGATCGGCATCATCCCGGAGAGCACCGCCGTCCTCAACGCCTCGAACCTCGGCTCGCCGGTGACGATCTCCAACCCGCAGAGCGCGGCGGCCCAGGCCTACCTGCAGGCGGCGCAGCGGCTGATGGGCATCGACATCCCCGTCACCGTTCCGGCCGAGCGGCGCAGCTTCTTCCAGGGCCTGTTCGGGCGGAGGGTGGCATGA
- the mtnA gene encoding S-methyl-5-thioribose-1-phosphate isomerase, whose translation MKVDGIPYRSIFTAADGRTVRVIDQRRLPHDFVVVDLSTRDEAAVAIRDMWVRGAPLIGATAAYGMALQMRTDPSDAGLDEAWRVLNATRPTAVNLRWALDVMAAVLRPLPPAEREAAAYARAAAIADEDVAINRAIGEAGVALIEAVAARKGGGPVNILTHCNAGWLATVDWGTATAPIYMARERGVDVHVWVDETRPRNQGASLTAWELAGHGVPHTLVVDNAGGHLMQHGKVDLVIVGTDRTTARGDVCNKIGTYLKALAAHDNGVPFHVALPSPTIDWTVSDGLAEIPIEERSGEEVGWVWGRTAAGEVTRVRIAPEASGLGNPAFDVTPARLVTGLITERGLCAASPEGLASLFPERAGR comes from the coding sequence TTGAAAGTCGACGGCATCCCCTATCGATCGATCTTCACGGCCGCGGACGGCCGCACCGTCCGGGTGATCGACCAGCGCCGCCTGCCGCACGACTTCGTCGTGGTCGATCTCTCGACACGCGACGAGGCGGCGGTCGCCATCCGCGACATGTGGGTGCGCGGCGCGCCGCTGATCGGCGCCACCGCCGCCTACGGGATGGCTCTGCAGATGCGGACGGATCCCTCCGACGCCGGCCTCGACGAGGCCTGGCGGGTGCTGAACGCGACGCGCCCGACCGCCGTCAACCTGCGCTGGGCGCTCGACGTCATGGCCGCGGTCCTGCGCCCGCTGCCGCCGGCCGAACGCGAGGCCGCCGCCTACGCCCGTGCCGCGGCGATCGCCGACGAGGACGTCGCGATCAACCGGGCGATCGGCGAGGCCGGCGTCGCCCTGATCGAGGCGGTCGCGGCGCGCAAGGGCGGCGGGCCGGTGAACATCCTCACCCACTGCAACGCCGGCTGGCTCGCCACCGTCGACTGGGGCACCGCGACCGCGCCGATCTACATGGCGCGCGAGCGCGGCGTCGACGTCCACGTCTGGGTCGACGAGACCCGGCCCCGCAACCAGGGGGCCTCGCTGACGGCCTGGGAACTCGCCGGCCACGGCGTGCCGCACACGCTGGTGGTCGACAACGCCGGCGGCCACCTGATGCAGCACGGCAAGGTCGACCTCGTCATCGTCGGCACGGACCGCACCACCGCCCGCGGCGACGTCTGCAACAAGATCGGCACCTACCTGAAGGCGCTCGCCGCCCACGACAACGGCGTGCCCTTCCACGTAGCGCTGCCGTCGCCGACGATCGACTGGACCGTCTCGGACGGCCTCGCCGAAATCCCGATCGAGGAGCGCTCCGGCGAGGAGGTCGGCTGGGTCTGGGGCCGCACCGCCGCCGGCGAGGTGACGCGCGTCCGGATCGCCCCCGAGGCGTCCGGCCTCGGCAACCCCGCCTTCGACGTCACGCCCGCGCGCCTCGTCACCGGTCTGATCACCGAGCGCGGCCTGTGCGCCGCCAGCCCGGAGGGCCTCGCAAGCCTGTTCCCGGAGCGCGCCGGCCGTTGA
- a CDS encoding ABC transporter permease — protein METVVIGLRRQTSVIAALIMREIRLRNSRYAFAYLFDLFELLGMIIVMSSLRVFVGSSPMLGDSEILFIASGLIPISLFRTVSTKSAAGVSQSRGGKALPGVSLLDSAIAKSCVELFNYTVLAILLLTVLWVFDVSMFAVPYDMAPLLECWSVLYLFGLGVGLINSVIIPHFPLWNIFWGVLTRGQILLGAVYNVPEYMQPYIRNIIVWNPIAHLVALFRTGIFPGYPGHFIDIGYATLCAAVTFVVGLAVQRTARRRLASI, from the coding sequence TTGGAAACGGTTGTCATCGGCCTTCGCCGTCAGACCTCGGTGATCGCGGCGCTGATCATGCGCGAGATCCGGCTGCGCAACAGCCGCTACGCCTTCGCCTACCTGTTCGACCTGTTCGAACTCCTCGGCATGATCATCGTCATGTCGAGCCTGCGCGTCTTCGTCGGGTCGTCGCCGATGCTCGGCGACAGCGAGATCCTGTTCATCGCGTCGGGCCTGATCCCGATCTCGCTGTTCCGCACCGTCTCGACCAAGAGCGCGGCGGGCGTCTCGCAGAGCCGCGGCGGCAAGGCGTTGCCGGGCGTGTCGCTGCTCGACAGCGCCATCGCCAAGAGCTGCGTCGAGCTGTTCAACTACACCGTCCTCGCGATCCTGCTGCTGACGGTGCTGTGGGTGTTCGACGTCTCGATGTTCGCGGTGCCCTACGACATGGCGCCGCTGCTCGAGTGCTGGAGCGTGCTCTACCTGTTCGGCCTCGGGGTCGGCCTGATCAATTCGGTGATCATTCCGCATTTCCCGCTTTGGAACATCTTCTGGGGTGTGCTGACGCGCGGCCAGATCCTGCTCGGCGCGGTCTACAACGTGCCGGAATACATGCAGCCCTACATCCGCAACATCATCGTCTGGAACCCGATCGCGCATCTGGTCGCGCTGTTCCGCACCGGCATCTTTCCCGGGTACCCCGGCCACTTCATCGACATCGGCTATGCGACCCTTTGTGCGGCCGTCACCTTCGTGGTCGGCCTCGCCGTGCAGCGCACCGCCCGCCGCCGCCTCGCTTCGATCTGA
- a CDS encoding EAL domain-containing protein, with product MTVRFEELTLHYQPQYFADGSRMAAVEALLRVLKPTPRLMRPGDVLAHFSDPADAERLDYWVFRRACADAVAWPGLTVSINLSADRFRDPVLVDRLVAICDEVGIGHDRVEIEIVESAYIGDFDAALATIERLRAVGFRIALDDFGTGYSSLSYLLRLPVDKLKIDKCFIDDIGSMRAVAIVQSVIALARALGLRVTAEGVETEAQRRFLKAAGCHYLQGWLFSKAVAPEEIGHLLAAERPAVPVRPPA from the coding sequence ATGACGGTCCGTTTCGAGGAGCTGACGCTCCACTACCAGCCGCAGTATTTCGCCGACGGCAGCCGCATGGCCGCCGTCGAGGCGCTCTTGCGCGTGCTGAAGCCGACGCCCCGCCTGATGCGCCCCGGCGACGTGCTCGCCCATTTCTCCGACCCCGCCGACGCCGAGCGGCTCGACTACTGGGTGTTCCGCCGCGCCTGCGCCGACGCGGTCGCGTGGCCGGGCCTGACCGTGTCGATCAACCTGTCGGCCGACCGCTTCCGCGACCCCGTGCTCGTCGACCGTCTCGTCGCCATCTGCGACGAGGTCGGCATCGGCCACGACCGGGTCGAGATCGAGATCGTCGAGAGCGCCTACATCGGCGACTTCGACGCGGCGCTCGCCACCATCGAACGCCTGCGCGCCGTCGGCTTCCGCATCGCACTCGACGACTTCGGCACCGGCTATTCCTCGCTGAGCTACCTGCTGCGGTTGCCGGTCGACAAGCTCAAGATCGACAAGTGCTTCATCGACGACATCGGCTCGATGCGGGCCGTGGCGATCGTGCAGTCGGTGATCGCGCTCGCCCGCGCGCTCGGCCTGCGCGTCACCGCCGAGGGCGTCGAGACCGAGGCGCAGCGGCGCTTCCTGAAGGCGGCCGGCTGCCACTATCTCCAGGGCTGGCTGTTCTCCAAGGCGGTCGCGCCCGAGGAGATCGGGCACCTGCTCGCGGCCGAGCGGCCGGCCGTGCCGGTCCGGCCGCCTGCCTGA
- the minC gene encoding septum site-determining protein MinC: MDTATTIRKTIRFRGRSFLALVLAPEAPLAAWLTEFDVLRERSPSFFVNRPLVLDVGALDLDREALQTLVADLYARKVRVLGIEGAKASALGFGLPPGLSGGRVVDDIPAPEDETPAVGGAAAAPAGPPPQVPVPAVAPALYIEAPVRSGQSVMYPEGDVTIVGSVASGAEIVAGGSIHVYGALRGRAMAGCTGNPKARIFAQKFEAELVAIDGLYQIADELNPELRGRPVQIRLEDDTIYMSALD, translated from the coding sequence ATGGATACCGCGACGACGATCCGCAAGACGATACGCTTTCGAGGCCGCAGCTTCCTCGCCCTGGTGCTCGCGCCGGAGGCGCCGCTGGCGGCGTGGCTGACGGAATTCGACGTGCTGCGCGAGCGCTCGCCGAGCTTCTTCGTCAACCGTCCGCTGGTGCTCGACGTCGGCGCGCTCGACCTCGACCGCGAGGCGCTGCAGACGCTGGTCGCCGACCTCTACGCCCGCAAGGTCCGCGTGCTCGGCATCGAGGGCGCCAAGGCCTCCGCGCTCGGCTTCGGACTGCCGCCGGGCCTGTCCGGCGGGCGCGTGGTCGACGACATTCCCGCCCCCGAGGACGAGACGCCCGCCGTCGGCGGCGCCGCGGCCGCCCCCGCCGGGCCGCCGCCGCAGGTGCCGGTTCCGGCCGTCGCGCCGGCCCTCTACATCGAGGCCCCGGTGCGGTCGGGCCAGTCGGTGATGTACCCGGAGGGCGACGTCACCATCGTCGGCTCGGTCGCCTCGGGCGCCGAGATCGTCGCCGGCGGCTCGATCCACGTCTACGGCGCGCTGCGCGGCCGGGCGATGGCGGGTTGCACCGGCAATCCCAAGGCGAGGATCTTCGCCCAGAAATTCGAAGCGGAACTCGTCGCCATCGACGGCCTCTACCAGATCGCCGACGAACTGAACCCCGAGTTGCGCGGTCGTCCGGTCCAGATCCGCCTGGAGGACGACACCATCTACATGTCCGCACTGGATTGA